The DNA region ACGCCGGATTAAAGGAAATTCGGCGCACGCTCGATCCATCGCGCGTTAACCACATCATTTTATTGACCGACGGTCAGACCTATGGCGATGAACAGGCGTGCTTGCAGCTTGCCGAACAAGCCGCTGCACAAAATGTCGGGATCACCGGCATGGGCATTGGGCATGAATGGAACGATATTTTTTTGGATGCGCTTGCCGGCAAGACCGGCGGTTCTTCAGCCTACATTTCAAAGCCCAAGGATATTGAACGGCTCCTCGTCGAAAAATTCCAGGCGCTCGTCAGTACGTATGCGGATGATGTCCTGCTTGAATATAAGGAGCAGGACGATGTCAAGATCAATTATGTGTTTCGCCTGCAGCCCGATGCAGGTCCCATAGAAGTCGGTTCTCCCATGCGCCTCGGACCTATCTTGCGTGATGTCCACCTGCAGGTTTTGATCGAACTCGTTGTTAAACCGGAAGCGTTGAACGGAGACAACGCAACCATTCTTAATGGTTTTTTGAAGACATCCATTGCAGCCCGCCCCATGCCTGTGCCTCCCATTCGCCTCCACCTTACCCGCGAGGTGCATCAGACACCCTCGTCAGATCCCCCCCCGACAAGGATCCTAAGCGCCCTCTCGCGCCTCACCCTGTATCGGATGCAGGAACGTGCCCAGGTCGCGGTTGATGCGGGTCAGTTCGAGGTGGCGGTCCGTCATCTTCAGAATCTTGCCACTCATCTGCTGTCACAGGGAGAACATTCCCTCGCAAAAACTGCCCTGTTCGAGGCGGAGAACCTCGAGCGGATGCATGCCTGGAGCGCCAGCGGCAACAAGGATATCAAATACAGTACACGGGCGCTTTTGTTAGGCGGCGGGAAGGAGAAAAAATAATGATCGTTTGTTCCAATTGCAAACATGGCAATATGGCGGGGGCAATGTTCTGCGCCGAATGCGGCGCACAATTGGTTGGCAAGGACGCATTAACCACCCAGAATATTTCCACGGATAAGTTCAAGAAAGTGACGAATATTCCCGCGGATGACATGTACCAGCCCTTCGATGGGAGCGATGCGTGGGGCAGCCTCCACCTGCTGGATACGGGACAAGTGCTCCCGCTTTCATCCCGCAATGAATTCACAATGGGACGCATCAGTGAGGGGCAGCCCATCATGCCTGATATTGATCTTTCCCCCTATCAGGCGTACGCGGCGGGAGTCTCGCGCCTCCATGCTGTCATTCGGCGGGACGGCGGACGCCTCATTTTTATGGACCTTGGCTCATCCAATGGGACCTATATCAACGGAAAACGCCTGCTTCCCAACGTGGAGCAATCCCTTAGCCATGGTGACGTGGTTGCGTTGGGAAAATTGAAGATGCAGATTTTATTAAAGAGAAACGAATAAGAGAGGCAAGCGGACATGGCACATACAGTGATCCTACACATTCCCAATGAGACATCTGTGGCTGGAGAGGTCGAAGAACTTCCCAAGCCGACTGATACGATTATCGTGGTCTTGAATCCGCGCACCAAAGATGGCAAGGATCTGCACTATATAGATAACAATGTGGTCAAGGTCATCTGGCCCCTGTCGAAGGTGAGTTTTATCGAAGTCCTTGGCGATGCCGAGGAGGAAAAGATCATCGGTTTTGTGAGGGAATAACATGTCTGACATGGATAGACGCCGCATCCTCGTTGTGGATGACGAAGAGCGCATGGTACGCTTCATCCGCATGAACCTTGAGCATGATGGTTTTCAGGTTGGGGAAGCCTTCAACGGCAAACAAGCCATTCAAAAGATCCGCGATTTCACGCCCGATCTTATCCTGCTGGATGTGATGATGCCTGACCTGGACGGGTTCGAAGTGCTGGAGACCATCCGCGAATTCAGCAATGTTCCCGTCATCATGCTGACCGCCAAGGGCGAAGAAGATGACCGTGTGCGCGGACTTGAAACCGGCGCGGACGATTACATCACCAAGCCGTTCAGTCCGCGCGAATTGGTCAGCCGCGCAAAAGCCGTTCTGCGCCGCACCGAAGGCGCGACCGGCTCCATGCACGGACTGCTTGAAATTGACAAGCGTCTCAAGATCGACTTTGACCGCCGCGAGATCTGGCTGGAAGGCAAACTCGTAAAACTCCGCCCGACCGAATACCGTTTGCTCTATCACCTTGTGCAGAATGCAGGCTGGGTCGTCTCGCACGACCAGCTGCTCCAAAAGGTTTGGGGATATGAATACCGCGACGAGCCGCACTATGTCCGCCTGTACATCAACTATCTGCGCCAAAAATTGGAGAAAGACCCCGCCAACCCGGTCTACATCCTGACCGAGCGCGGCGTTGGCTACCGCTTTGTGGATTTTAAAAGAAGCAAAGAATAGCCGGGATTTTCTAACAAAACGAATACAAAACGCTTGCGTTTTTCTAACGCAGGCGTTTTAAATTAACGGGCGTAAGACAAATTCACATTACCTGAAAGGAGGTACCTATGTCTAACTTAATTCGTTGGGAACCTGCCCGTGAAATGATGACCCTGCGTGAGGCAATGGATCGCCTCTTTGACGACGCCTTCACCCGCCCGCTCAGCCTCGCCGGGAACTGGTCTGTCCCTGCCGTGGATATGTACCAGACCGACAACGAAGTTGTGGTGAAAGCCGCCCTGCCCGGCATCAAAGCCGACGAAGTGCAGATCAACATCACCGGCGAAGTGCTCACCCTCAAGGGCGAGGTCAAACAGTCCGAGGAAACCAAGGAAAAGGCGTATCACATCCGCGAGCAGCGTTGGGGCGCGTTCGAACGCTCCATCGTCCTGCCCACCGATATCGTCGCGGACAAAGCCAAAGCCGACTTCGAGAACGGCATCCTGACCATCACACTCCCCAAGGCGGAAGAGGTCAAACCCAAGACCATCACCATCAAATCGAAATAAGACATCACGACCACGAACAGGAGCCGGGACACCTCGGCTCCTGTTTTTTTGATTATGATAGGGGGATAGGAGATTTTGACTCATGTCCCAGACCTTTTCCTCCCTTCGCATCAACCCGGACCGTATGCTTGATTCGTTTAACCAGTTAGCCGCCATCGGTGCGACGGCTGATTCGGGCGTGGACCGTCCGACCTTCAGCGAGGCGCACCTCGCCGCGCGGAAGTGGTTCCGCGAAGAAGTCGGACGCGCAGGCTTGGAGTTTCATACGGACGGGGCAGGCAACCATTCCGCCCGTTTAAACGTTGAACCTTCCAACCTGCCGACGCTGATCCTCGGCTCACA from Anaerolineales bacterium includes:
- a CDS encoding DnaJ domain-containing protein encodes the protein MSASKPDYYAVLGVFRDATQEEIKRAYLEAAQRLHPDKNVAAGETELFLGAQQAYEVLSNPKRRSQYDATLPPEVEVNKDIKHELHFSRPNLVKLGEDQLVYVLLEVAPRDETTENIAAPPLNLCLVLDRSTSMQGEKLDILKATAIQLLRSLRPQDVLSIVAFSDRAEVVVPASISLDKKKQEGRIQMMQASGATEIFNGLDAGLKEIRRTLDPSRVNHIILLTDGQTYGDEQACLQLAEQAAAQNVGITGMGIGHEWNDIFLDALAGKTGGSSAYISKPKDIERLLVEKFQALVSTYADDVLLEYKEQDDVKINYVFRLQPDAGPIEVGSPMRLGPILRDVHLQVLIELVVKPEALNGDNATILNGFLKTSIAARPMPVPPIRLHLTREVHQTPSSDPPPTRILSALSRLTLYRMQERAQVAVDAGQFEVAVRHLQNLATHLLSQGEHSLAKTALFEAENLERMHAWSASGNKDIKYSTRALLLGGGKEKK
- a CDS encoding FHA domain-containing protein, producing the protein MIVCSNCKHGNMAGAMFCAECGAQLVGKDALTTQNISTDKFKKVTNIPADDMYQPFDGSDAWGSLHLLDTGQVLPLSSRNEFTMGRISEGQPIMPDIDLSPYQAYAAGVSRLHAVIRRDGGRLIFMDLGSSNGTYINGKRLLPNVEQSLSHGDVVALGKLKMQILLKRNE
- a CDS encoding response regulator transcription factor, yielding MSDMDRRRILVVDDEERMVRFIRMNLEHDGFQVGEAFNGKQAIQKIRDFTPDLILLDVMMPDLDGFEVLETIREFSNVPVIMLTAKGEEDDRVRGLETGADDYITKPFSPRELVSRAKAVLRRTEGATGSMHGLLEIDKRLKIDFDRREIWLEGKLVKLRPTEYRLLYHLVQNAGWVVSHDQLLQKVWGYEYRDEPHYVRLYINYLRQKLEKDPANPVYILTERGVGYRFVDFKRSKE
- a CDS encoding Hsp20/alpha crystallin family protein produces the protein MSNLIRWEPAREMMTLREAMDRLFDDAFTRPLSLAGNWSVPAVDMYQTDNEVVVKAALPGIKADEVQINITGEVLTLKGEVKQSEETKEKAYHIREQRWGAFERSIVLPTDIVADKAKADFENGILTITLPKAEEVKPKTITIKSK